In Deltaproteobacteria bacterium, the sequence GCTATTTCCAAGAGAGACAGGCATCCCGCTGCGGAATCTCCCCAAATGAGGACGTCATCTCCGACCGCCACGGGGCCGTCCCCCACGTGGATCATGGTCTGATCCATGGTGATCGTGCCGACCATGGGATAACGCGATCCGTTGATCAGCACCTCCCCCCGGTTGGTCATGGCGCGGGGCAGTCCGTCCGCATATCCCACGGGGATTACGGCGATGCGGGTTGCCTTTTCCGTGACCCATCGGCGCCCGTAGCTGACAGGGTGCTCCCCGGGCAGGGTTCTCACGTGAGCGACATAGGTCTTGAAGGCCATCACCGGCTTGAGGGGAATGGACCGGGAGGTTTCCGTGCTCGGGTAGTGGCCGTACATGATGATTCCCGTTCGCACCGCGTCGAAACGGCTTTCCGGCATGTCCAGGACGCCTCCGCTGTTGGCCATGTGGATCATCGCAGGTCTTCGGGGCCAGGTGCGCATCTTGGACAGGAAATCGTTGAAACGCCGCAGCTGCAGATTGGCATAGCCCTTGTCGGCTTCATCGGCGGTGGAAAAGTGCGAATACAGACCTTCCCAGCAACAGCGTTGGGAGGCGGTGAGTCTGCCGAAAAATTCCGGATCGGCTTCCGGAATAACGCCCACGCGGCCCATACCGGTTTCGAGATTCACGTGGACCGTGGCCGGCCCTTTAATATCGGCCTTTTCCAGCCAATCCAGGTCTTGAGAACCGAAAAGGCTGATGTGGAATCCGGCGGCGACGGCCTCCGGCAACTCGCCGGGCATCAAGCGCCCGAAAATAAGAATGGGGTTGACGATGCCGCTGTTGCGAAGCGTCATGGCTTCTTCGAACTGCGCCACGGCAATCAGCCCGAAACCGGCATGGGCAACGGCTCTGGCCACCGGCAGGGCCCCGTGGCCATAGGCATCCGCCTTGACCACGGGAATTACCCGCGAGGGTGCGACGTGGCGCTGTATAGCGCGAAGGTTTTGCACAAGATTGCCCAAGTCAATTTCCGCGCAGGTTCTGCCTTTTTCGAGCATGCCAGCCTCCTCTGCTTGGGTTGCTTGGGTTGCTTGAGTTGGCAGGTTTATTGGGTTGCTTGAGTTAGCAGGTTTATCGGGTTACTTGAGTTGGAGAGCTGCTCAACAAACTCAACGAACTCAA encodes:
- the alr gene encoding alanine racemase, with product MLEKGRTCAEIDLGNLVQNLRAIQRHVAPSRVIPVVKADAYGHGALPVARAVAHAGFGLIAVAQFEEAMTLRNSGIVNPILIFGRLMPGELPEAVAAGFHISLFGSQDLDWLEKADIKGPATVHVNLETGMGRVGVIPEADPEFFGRLTASQRCCWEGLYSHFSTADEADKGYANLQLRRFNDFLSKMRTWPRRPAMIHMANSGGVLDMPESRFDAVRTGIIMYGHYPSTETSRSIPLKPVMAFKTYVAHVRTLPGEHPVSYGRRWVTEKATRIAVIPVGYADGLPRAMTNRGEVLINGSRYPMVGTITMDQTMIHVGDGPVAVGDDVLIWGDSAAGCLSLLEIAEKIGTIPYELTCGVSPRVERTHVLPPEGSDRR